A window of the Brassica oleracea var. oleracea cultivar TO1000 chromosome C1, BOL, whole genome shotgun sequence genome harbors these coding sequences:
- the LOC106344714 gene encoding alkane hydroxylase MAH1-like: MASLSLLEASVALLCFLICHHLLSKKPHDRFLKNWPVLGMLPGFLIVLHRIYDFSVEVLEQTNLTFPFKGPWFTGMDILVTVDPANIHYILSSNFSNYTKGADFKEVFDVFGEMIFNSDGDLWRNQRRAAQYMLNHQGFQKLSMSATRTKLDDGLVPLFDRFSKEEMVVDLQNLFQRFTFDTTFVLVTGFDPKTLSVEMPEDEYAEALDVLGEGIFFRHVIPKFLWKLQKWIGFGQEKRTMEADATFDRVSAKYILAKRHEVLSQGIHDQQQSNGECHEDLLTSHMKLDTTKYELLNPSDDKFLRDTILAFNLAGRDTTASALSWFFWLLSENPRVVTKIRQEIITNISLHGQDNLDKLVYLQAALYESMRLYPPVPFQRKSPIKPDLLPSGHKVEANSTIMIFLYALGRMRAVWGEDAMEFKPERWVSQSGCLRHEPSFKFLSFNAGPRTCPGKQLALTLIKTVAVEILQNYDIKVIKGQKIEPDPGLILYMKHGLSVTITKRCSA, from the coding sequence ATGGCTTCACTAAGCTTGCTTGAAGCTTCCGTAGCCCTCCTTTGTTTTCTCATCTGCCATCACTTGCTCTCCAAGAAACCTCATGACCGGTTCCTCAAAAACTGGCCAGTTCTCGGGATGCTTCCTGGTTTCCTCATAGTGCTCCACCGCATCTACGACTTCAGCGTGGAGGTTCTCGAGCAAACCAACTTAACATTCCCATTCAAGGGACCGTGGTTCACTGGAATGGATATATTAGTCACGGTTGATCCAGCTAACATCCACTACATATTAAGCTCAAACTTCTCCAACTACACCAAGGGAGCTGACTTCAAAGAAGTCTTTGATGTCTTCGGAGAAATGATCTTTAACTCGGACGGTGACCTGTGGAGGAATCAAAGAAGAGCTGCTCAGTATATGCTTAACCACCAAGGGTTTCAAAAGCTTTCCATGAGTGCAACAAGAACTAAACTCGACGACGGTCTTGTTCCTCTTTTCGATCGTTTTTCAAAGGAGGAGATGGTCGTTGATTTGCAAAACTTGTTTCAACGTTTCACGTTTGATACGACTTTTGTTCTTGTAACCGGTTTTGATCCCAAGACTCTCTCTGTTGAAATGCCGGAAGACGAGTATGCTGAAGCTCTTGACGTTCTTGGAGAAGGGATTTTCTTTAGGCATGTTATACCAAAGTTCTTGTGGAAGCTGCAAAAGTGGATTGGGTTTGGACAAGAGAAGAGGACGATGGAAGCTGATGCCACTTTTGATCGTGTTTCCGCCAAATACATATTAGCTAAGAGACATGAGGTACTATCACAAGGTATTCATGATCAACAACAATCAAATGGTGAATGTCATGAAGATCTTTTGACGTCTCACATGAAGCTTGATACAACTAAGTACGAGCTCTTGAACCCGAGTGATGATAAGTTCCTCAGAGACACCATCTTGGCTTTCAATCTAGCTGGGAGAGACACAACGGCTTCAGCTCTGTCTTGGTTCTTCTGGCTTTTATCTGAAAACCCTCGAGTGGTAACCAAGATTCGCCAAGAGATCATTACCAACATAAGTCTTCATGGCCAAGACAACTTAGACAAGTTGGTGTATTTACAAGCTGCGTTGTATGAGTCAATGAGGCTTTATCCACCAGTTCCCTTCCAACGCAAGTCACCTATAAAACCAGACTTGCTTCCAAGTGGGCACAAAGTGGAGGCAAACTCAACGATCATGATCTTTCTTTACGCGTTGGGGAGGATGAGAGCGGTTTGGGGAGAAGACGCAATGGAGTTCAAGCCAGAGAGATGGGTTTCACAGTCAGGATGCTTGAGACATGAGCCTTCTTTCAAGTTCTTATCATTTAACGCCGGTCCAAGAACATGTCCTGGTAAGCAATTAGCTCTGACTCTAATCAAGACAGTGGCAGTGGAGATATTACAAAACTATGATATTAAGGTTATCAAAGGACAGAAGATTGAGCCAGATCCTGGTCTTATATTGTACATGAAGCATGGGCTTAGCGTCACAATTACTAAGAGATGTTCAGCTTGA
- the LOC106308200 gene encoding developmentally-regulated G-protein 3, translating into MSTIMQKIKEIEDEMARTQKNKATAHHLGLLKAKLAKLRRDLLAPPTKGGGAAAGEGFDVTKSGDSRVGLVGFPSVGKSTLLNKLTGTFSEVASYEFTTLTCIPGVITYRGAKIQLLDLPGIIEGAKDGKGRGRQVISTARTCNCIIIVLDAIKPITHKRLIEKELEGFGIRLNKEPPNLTFRKKDKGGINLTSTVTATHLDLDTVKAICSEYRMHNADITLRYDATADDLIDVIEGSRIYMPCIYAVNKIDQITLEELEILDKLPHYCPISAHLEWNLDGLLDKIWEYLDLTRIYTKPKAMNPDYDDPVILSSKKRTVEDFCIRIHKDMLKQFKYALVWGSSAKHKPQRVGREHELEDEDVVQIVKKI; encoded by the exons ATGTCGACTATTATGCAGAAGATCAAAGAAATCGAAGATGAG ATGGCTAGGACTCAGAAGAACAAAGCCACCGCGCATCATCTGGGTTTGTTAAAG GCCAAACTTGCCAAGCTACGAAGGGACCTTCTTGCACCGCCTACTAAAGGTGGTGGTGCTGCTGCTGGCGAAGGTTTTGATGTCACCAAAAGTGGAGATTCTCGAGTTGGACTTGTTGGGTTTCCTTCCGTTGGGAAATCCACGCTCTTGAACAAGCTCACTGGAACGTTTTCCGAG GTTGCTTCTTATGAGTTCACAACATTGACATGCATTCCCGGTGTTATTACATACCGTGGAGCTAAAATTCAG CTATTGGATCTTCCTGGTATTATTGAGGGTGCCAAAGACGGAAAAGGTAGAGGACGACAG GTTATAAGTACTGCTAGGACTTGCAATTGCATCATAATAGTTCTTGATGCCATAAAGCCAATAACTCACAAGCGTCTCATTGAAAAGGAGCTTGAAGGATTCGGAATTAG GTTGAACAAGGAGCCACCTAATCTCACGTTCAGGAAAAAAGACAAAGGTGGTATCAATCTAACGTCCACAGTCACTGCGACCCACCTTGACCTCGACACTGTCAAGGCGATTTGCAGTGAATACAGGATGCACAACGCTGACATTACTCTGCGCTACGATGCAACGGCTGATGACCTCATCGATGTTATCGAGGGCAGTCGGATCTACATGCCCTGTATCTATGCCGTCAACAAGATCGATCAAATCACCCTCGAGGAACTTGAAATTTTGGACAAACTTCCTCATTACTGTCCTATCAG TGCGCATCTGGAGTGGAATCTCGATGGTCTTCTTGATAAGATATGGGAATATTTGGATCTAACTCGAATCTACACAAAACCAAAGGCAATGAATCCGGATTATGATGACCCTGTCATCTTATCTTCCAAGAAGAGAACAGTTGAGGACTTCTGCATCCGGATTCACAAAGACATGCTTAAGCAATTCAAGTA CGCTTTAGTATGGGGTTCGAGTGCAAAGCATAAGCCACAGAGAGTTGGAAGG GAACACGAGCTCGAGGACGAGGATGTTGTTCAGATCGTTAAAAAGATATGA
- the LOC106309852 gene encoding shikimate kinase 2, chloroplastic isoform X1, with protein sequence MEAATAVQRFHYSPSSWIDWRNFEGKPRGSLRYSQRIKENKRLRVIALSHLQPDKRRDLRQLSVSDKNSSALLETGDLLHSPFDEELVLKYLQRKAEEVKPYLNGRSMYLVGMMGSGKTTVGKIMAKALGYTFSDCDTMIEEAMNGTSVAEIFEHFGESVFREKETETLKNLSLMYHQVVVSTGGGAVIRPINWKYMHKGISIWLDVPLEALAQRIAAVGTNSRPLLHDDESGGDPYTVAFNRLSTIWETRGEAYTNASARVSLENITSKHGYRNVSDLTPTEIAVEAFEQVQCFLNKGDKY encoded by the exons ATGGAAGCAGCCACTGCTGTTCAGAGGTTTCACTACTCACCATCATCATGGATTGATTGGAGAAATTTTGAAGGGAAGCCTCGTGGTTCTCTACGTTACTCTCAGCGAATCAAAGAGAATAAAAGGCTTAGAGTTATTGCTTTATCTCACTTGCAACCTGACAAAAGAAGAGATCTTCGACAACTATCAGTTTCGGACAAGAACTCCTCAG CATTGTTGGAAACTGGAGATCTTCTTCATTCTCCATTTGATGAAGAACTGGTTTTGAAG TATTTGCAGAGAAAAGCTGAAGAGGTTAAACCGTATTTGAATGGACGATCTATGTATCTTGTTG GAATGATGGGTTCTGGGAAGACGACAGTAGGAAAGATCATGGCAAAAGCACTTGGCTATACATTCTCTGATTG TGACACAATGATCGAGGAGGCGATGAATGGAACTTCTGTGGCTGAGATATTTGAGCATTTCGGTGAGAGTGTCTTCAGAGAGAAAGAG ACCGAGACACTAAAGAATCTCTCTTTGATGTACCACCAAGTTGTTGTGTCAACAGGTGGTGGTGCGGTTATAAGACCCATTAATTG GAAGTATATGCATAAAGGTATTAGCATTTGGCTTGATGTTCCTTTAGAAGCCTTAGCGCAAAGGATTGCTGCTGTAGGAACAAACTCAAGACCATTGTTACATGATGATGAGTCAGGAGGAGACCCGTACACAGTG GCTTTCAACCGTCTTTCAACGATTTGGGAAACACGTGGTGAAGCATACACTAACGCAAGCGCGAGAGTCTCCTTGGAGA ATATAACATCAAAGCACGGGTATAGAAACGTCTCAGACCTTACACCAACTGAAATCGCCGTTGAG GCCTTTGAGCAAGTTCAGTGCTTTCTCAACAAAGGAGACAAGTATTGA
- the LOC106309852 gene encoding shikimate kinase 2, chloroplastic isoform X2: MEAATAVQRFHYSPSSWIDWRNFEGKPRGSLRYSQRIKENKRLRVIALSHLQPDKRRDLRQLSVSDKNSSALLETGDLLHSPFDEELVLKRKAEEVKPYLNGRSMYLVGMMGSGKTTVGKIMAKALGYTFSDCDTMIEEAMNGTSVAEIFEHFGESVFREKETETLKNLSLMYHQVVVSTGGGAVIRPINWKYMHKGISIWLDVPLEALAQRIAAVGTNSRPLLHDDESGGDPYTVAFNRLSTIWETRGEAYTNASARVSLENITSKHGYRNVSDLTPTEIAVEAFEQVQCFLNKGDKY, encoded by the exons ATGGAAGCAGCCACTGCTGTTCAGAGGTTTCACTACTCACCATCATCATGGATTGATTGGAGAAATTTTGAAGGGAAGCCTCGTGGTTCTCTACGTTACTCTCAGCGAATCAAAGAGAATAAAAGGCTTAGAGTTATTGCTTTATCTCACTTGCAACCTGACAAAAGAAGAGATCTTCGACAACTATCAGTTTCGGACAAGAACTCCTCAG CATTGTTGGAAACTGGAGATCTTCTTCATTCTCCATTTGATGAAGAACTGGTTTTGAAG AGAAAAGCTGAAGAGGTTAAACCGTATTTGAATGGACGATCTATGTATCTTGTTG GAATGATGGGTTCTGGGAAGACGACAGTAGGAAAGATCATGGCAAAAGCACTTGGCTATACATTCTCTGATTG TGACACAATGATCGAGGAGGCGATGAATGGAACTTCTGTGGCTGAGATATTTGAGCATTTCGGTGAGAGTGTCTTCAGAGAGAAAGAG ACCGAGACACTAAAGAATCTCTCTTTGATGTACCACCAAGTTGTTGTGTCAACAGGTGGTGGTGCGGTTATAAGACCCATTAATTG GAAGTATATGCATAAAGGTATTAGCATTTGGCTTGATGTTCCTTTAGAAGCCTTAGCGCAAAGGATTGCTGCTGTAGGAACAAACTCAAGACCATTGTTACATGATGATGAGTCAGGAGGAGACCCGTACACAGTG GCTTTCAACCGTCTTTCAACGATTTGGGAAACACGTGGTGAAGCATACACTAACGCAAGCGCGAGAGTCTCCTTGGAGA ATATAACATCAAAGCACGGGTATAGAAACGTCTCAGACCTTACACCAACTGAAATCGCCGTTGAG GCCTTTGAGCAAGTTCAGTGCTTTCTCAACAAAGGAGACAAGTATTGA
- the LOC106328490 gene encoding F-box/kelch-repeat protein At4g39550-like yields the protein MVDLGGKMGFLWNEDLDNGEGRIWCAEIALERRDEEDEIWGKVEWFDSLNDCVVLRTSLNGLLQYPTLSLVSKSFRSLLALPHLYETRSSLGRTESCLYVCIRFPDETIPRWFTLCQKLDRTLTTVATMKKASGYVLAKLSTPHSRHAHGCSLVTVGSDIYNIGGPIDEANEPSSSVSILDCRSNTWTEGPSMLVKRNYPFASVLDGKIYAAGSSDSSSSEWMEVFDTKTQTWELVSSPGEEMRARRHLHIKKMAGIDGKVHILGSSSRLAYDTREGRWESVGTEMSSGWGWYSYCVVENVIYYYKERGEIKWYDTKGRRWRALKGVKGLHKTPRYTVTLADFGGKMAVLWDRGVASTGDKMIWCTVIALERHNDEEIWGKVEWSDTVLKVPESCTIKHALAATL from the exons ATGGTGGATCTTGGTGGAAAGATGGGGTTTTTGTGGAATGAGGATCTGGATAATGGGGAGGGTAGGATCTGGTGTGCTGAGATTGCGCTTGAAAGGCGCGATGAAGAAGATGAGATTTGGGGGAAGGTTGAGTGGTTTGATTCCCTT AATGACTGTGTTGTCTTGAGAACATCCTTGAACGGGTTATTGCAGTACCCGACACTCTCGCTCGTCTCCAAGAGCTTTCGATCTCTCCTCGCTTTGCCGCATCTTTACGAGACTCGGTCATCTTTAGGCCGCACAGAGAGTTGTCTCTACGTATGCATACGCTTCCCTGATGAGACTATCCCTCGCTGGTTCACCCTCTGCCAGAAACTTGATCGAACACTAACCACCGTTGCCACCATGAAGAAGGCAAGTGGGTATGTTTTAGCCAAACTCTCAACTCCCCATTCTCGTCATGCGCACGGGTGCAGTCTCGTGACAGTTGGTTCGGATATCTACAACATTGGCGGACCCATAGACGAGGCCAACGAGCCCTCGTCTAGCGTCTCAATCTTGGACTGTCGGTCCAACACGTGGACCGAAGGCCCAAGCATGCTGGTGAAGCGGAACTACCCATTCGCCAGTGTACTCGATGGGAAGATATATGCAGCTGGAAGCTCTGACTCTAGTTCCTCAGAATGGATGGAGGTTTTCGACACAAAAACACAAACTTGGGAGCTTGTGTCTAGCCCTGGTGAGGAGATGCGCGCCAGACGACATTTACATATAAAAAAAATGGCAGGGATCGACGGAAAGGTACACATTTTGGGATCCAGTAGTCGTTTGGCTTACGATACGAGGGAAGGTCGATGGGAAAGTGTGGGGACGGAGATGAGTTCGGGTTGGGGATGGTATTCTTACTGTGTGGTTGAGAACGTGATTTACTATTATAAAGAGCGGGGAGAGATCAAATGGTATGACACTAAGGGAAGACGCTGGAGAGCTTTGAAGGGCGTGAAAGGACTTCATAAGACCCCGCGTTATACTGTTACATTGGCGGATTTTGGTGGTAAGATGGCTGTTTTGTGGGATAGGGGTGTGGCTTCCACTGGTGACAAGATGATTTGGTGCACAGTGATTGCGCTTGAAAGGCACAACGATGAAGAGATTTGGGGCAAGGTCGAGTGGAGTGACACAGTGCTTAAAGTCCCCGAGTCATGTACAATTAAACATGCTCTTGCTGCTACCCTTTGA
- the LOC106309841 gene encoding F-box/kelch-repeat protein At4g39550-like — protein sequence MSPPERKRKKTKKKPSLVLGPTPESTPNPSLPDDLVVSCLARVSRLQYPTLSLVSKSFRSLLASPELYKTRSSLGHTESCLYVCIRFPNETNPRWFTLCQKPDHPFAKKKKKKSSGYALATIPIPHSPPAHWSGLVTVGSNIYNIGGSIYKTPLSTVSVLDCQSHTWREAPSMLIERYYPAANVVDGKIYVTGGCEECDNSSWMEVFDPKTQTWELVPSHGPEICGCKIYKSAVIDGKLHMFGTQNGLAYKPREGRWEREGWEMDLGWPWFSYSVIDNVLFYYSDGFKWYDTEARVWRQMKGLKGLPKFAHYGCVKLADYGGKMAVLWDKYLPSSGYKKKTIWCAVVALERPSSEEIWGKVEWLDAVLTVPEYYEFVCAMVATV from the coding sequence ATGTCGCCTCCAGAAAGGAAGAGGAAGAAGACGAAGAAGAAACCGTCGCTGGTGCTCGGTCCTACGCCGGAATCGACTCCAAATCCGTCACTTCCTGATGATTTGGTAGTGAGTTGCTTAGCCCGCGTCTCTCGATTGCAATACCCGACTCTCTCGCTCGTCTCCAAGAGCTTTCGATCTCTCCTTGCTTCGCCGGAGCTTTACAAGACCCGATCCTCTTTAGGCCACACCGAGAGCTGTCTCTATGTATGCATACGCTTCCCTAATGAGACCAACCCTCGCTGGTTCACTCTCTGCCAGAAGCCTGATCATCCCTTCGCCAAGAAGAAGAAGAAGAAGTCAAGTGGGTATGCTTTGGCTACAATCCCAATTCCACATTCTCCTCCTGCGCATTGGTCAGGTCTCGTGACGGTTGGTTCTAACATCTACAACATTGGGGGATCCATTTACAAAACCCCCTTGTCTACCGTCTCGGTCCTGGACTGTCAGTCTCACACGTGGCGCGAGGCTCCAAGCATGCTGATTGAGCGGTACTATCCCGCCGCCAATGTCGTTGATGGAAAGATATATGTCACAGGAGGATGCGAAGAGTGCGATAACTCCAGCTGGATGGAGGTTTTCGATCCAAAGACGCAAACTTGGGAGCTTGTGCCGAGCCATGGCCCGGAGATATGCGGCTGTAAGATATATAAAAGCGCAGTGATTGATGGGAAACTACACATGTTCGGAACACAAAACGGTTTGGCTTACAAACCGAGGGAAGGTCGGTGGGAAAGGGAGGGGTGGGAGATGGATTTGGGTTGGCCGTGGTTTTCTTATTCCGTGATTGACAACGTGCTGTTCTATTACTCTGACGGGTTCAAATGGTATGACACTGAGGCAAGGGTATGGAGACAGATGAAGGGTTTGAAAGGACTGCCTAAGTTTGCTCATTATGGCTGTGTTAAACTGGCGGATTATGGTGGGAAGATGGCGGTTTTGTGGGATAAGTATCTGCCTTCTAGTGGATATAAGAAGAAGACGATTTGGTGTGCCGTGGTTGCACTTGAGAGGCCAAGCAGTGAAGAGATTTGGGGGAAGGTTGAGTGGCTTGATGCTGTGCTCACGGTCCCTGAATATTATGAATTCGTGTGCGCTATGGTTGCTACCGTTTGA
- the LOC106309888 gene encoding F-box/kelch-repeat protein At4g39550-like: protein MSPPERKRKKTKQSLVLGPTPESTPITSLPDDLVVSCLARVTRLQYPTLSLVSKSFRSLLASPELYKTRSSLGHTESCLYVCLSFPTYPIPRWFTLCQKPDRTQTTNDTMKLKPSGYVLAKLSSPQSRSAHCSGLVTLGSDIYNIGGPVDEEEPSSSVSILDCRSHTWRQGPSLLVKRKHPFASVLDGKIYVAGHSNSSFSDWMEVFDPKTQTWELVSSPPAEIRLQYDHISASAGIDGKVHIFRSCKGLAYDTREGRWESVGTEMSSGWLWLPYCVVENVLYYYNEREEIKWYDTKGRRWRVLKGVKGLPKISLYTATLADYGRKMAVLWDMDVASTGDKMIWCTVIALERRNDEEIWGKVEWKEAVLKVPFSCTIKHALAATV from the coding sequence ATGTCGCCTCCAGAAAGGAAGAGGAAGAAGACGAAGCAGTCACTGGTGCTCGGTCCGACGCCGGAATCGACTCCAATTACGTCACTTCCTGATGATTTGGTAGTGAGTTGCTTAGCCCGCGTCACTCGATTGCAATACCCAACTCTCTCGCTCGTCTCCAAGAGCTTTAGATCCCTCCTTGCTTCGCCGGAGCTTTACAAGACCCGGTCCTCTTTAGGCCACACCGAGAGCTGTCTCTATGTGTGTCTAAGCTTCCCTACTTATCCTATCCCCCGCTGGTTCACCCTCTGCCAGAAACCTGATCGAACCCAAACCACCAACGACACCATGAAGTTGAAGCCAAGTGGGTATGTTTTAGCTAAACTCTCATCTCCCCAGTCACGCTCTGCGCACTGTTCGGGTCTCGTGACTCTTGGTTCAGATATTTACAACATTGGCGGACCCGTAGACGAGGAGGAGCCCTCGTCTAGCGTCTCAATCCTTGACTGTCGATCCCACACATGGCGCCAAGGTCCAAGCTTGCTGGTGAAGCGGAAGCATCCATTCGCCAGTGTACTTGATGGGAAGATATACGTAGCCGGACACTCTAACTCTAGTTTCTCTGACTGGATGGAGGTTTTCGACCCGAAAACACAAACTTGGGAGCTTGTGTCTAGCCCTCCTGCCGAGATACGACTCCAATATGATCATATAAGTGCAAGCGCAGGGATCGACGGAAAGGTACACATTTTCCGATCCTGTAAGGGTTTGGCTTACGATACGAGGGAAGGTCGATGGGAAAGTGTGGGGACGGAGATGAGTTCGGGTTGGCTATGGCTTCCTTACTGCGTGGTTGAGAACGTGCTTTACTATTATAACGAGCGGGAAGAGATCAAATGGTATGACACTAAGGGAAGACGCTGGAGAGTTTTGAAGGGTGTGAAAGGACTGCCTAAGATCTCACTTTATACTGCTACATTGGCGGATTATGGTCGGAAGATGGCTGTTTTGTGGGATATGGATGTGGCTTCCACTGGTGATAAGATGATTTGGTGCACTGTGATTGCGCTCGAAAGGCGCAACGATGAAGAGATTTGGGGCAAGGTCGAGTGGAAGGAAGCAGTGCTTAAAGTCCCCTTTTCATGTACAATTAAACATGCTCTTGCTGCTACTGTTTGA